A single Lactuca sativa cultivar Salinas chromosome 8, Lsat_Salinas_v11, whole genome shotgun sequence DNA region contains:
- the LOC128128083 gene encoding mannose/glucose-specific lectin-like: MEGVQSSKVAGCIRVGKWGKQSGGPQNEWSFALEKDHKLVKITIDHGELIYSLMFTTKCGGVLHNSNKFGGWNGGDTVSEVHFEGDEEITEVGGAIGNRGGNLVISLLSFKTNKRTYGPFGCATENVFSLPWHKGSLVGFYGLAGYYIDAIGVYLKAFENIIQVGTWGKTEPGSPQNVWSFQLEKNHHLKKITIDHGDLIYSLMFTTQCGSLTQTTETFGGWNGGDTVSEIIFERDEEITGICGTSALSRGSVAGLPIISSISFTTNKKTHGPFGNVRGTPFPVSWDVGSFVGFYGLAGYYIDNIGVYLKACK; encoded by the exons ATGGAAGGGGTACAAAGTAGCAAAGTAGCAGGATGTATTCGAGTTGGAAAATGGGGAAAACAAAGTGGAGGTCCTCAGAATGAGTGGTCTTTTGCACTTGAGAAAGATCATAAACTGGTGAAGATAACCATTGACCATGGTGAACTAATATACTCTCTCATGTTCACAACTAAATGCGGAGGTGTTTTGCATAATTCCAACAAGTTTGGTGGTTGGAATGGTGGAGACACAGTTTCTGAG GTACACTTTGAGGGTGATGAGGAAATAACTGAGGTTGGTGGAGCCATTGGTAATCGAGGGGGTAATCTAGTAATTTCATTACTATCTTTTAAGACAAACAAGAGGACATATGGACCTTTTGGTTGTGCAACTGAAAATGTTTTTTCTTTACCATGGCACAAAGGCTCATTAGTTGGGTTTTATGGGCTTGCTGGCTATTATATTGATGCCATTGGTGTGTATCTCAAAGCCTTTGAGAATATCATACAGGTTGGAACATGGGGAAAAACTGAACCTGGAAGTCCACAAAATGTTTGGTCATTCCAACTTGAGAAAAATCATCATTTGAAGAAGATAACCATTGATCATGGTGATCTTATATACTCTCTCATGTTCACCACACAATGTGGAAGCTTAACACAAACTACTGAAACCTTTGGTGGTTGGAACGGTGGAGACACAGTTTCTGAG ATAATATTTGAAAGGGATGAGGAAATAACTGGCATTTGTGGAACAAGTGCATTATCAAGGGGAAGTGTTGCTGGATTGCCTATAATATCATCAATATCATTCACCACAAACAAGAAAACTCATGGACCTTTTGGTAATGTAAGAGGGACTCCTTTCCCTGTATCATGGGATGTTGGTTCTTTTGTTGGATTTTATGGGCTTGCTGGCTATTATATCGATAACATTGGTGTGTATTTGAAAGCCTGCAAGTGA